A stretch of DNA from Limanda limanda chromosome 16, fLimLim1.1, whole genome shotgun sequence:
CCCAGAGGCCGACACCAAACCACAACAACACGACGCACAATTACTGATCAGTGGTGGATGCACACTGGGATTAAAGTAATCACATGTCCAGCTCCCTGTTGTGTTAGTGCTCGTTAACTACCTGGTTGTTAGTGGGCAACGGGAACAGATCAGGCTCTCGTGTGCAGGTCTGACaggatggtaaaaactttatggactTTTCAACAGTACACCAGCCCTTCAATAAAAACCTGGTTTTCAAACCCAGTAAAACTCTTGTCCCGTTGCCAGTAGAGAAGATGCTTCTATGTTTTGAAGATGGAGGCgctcttcacctctctctcaccaGATTAACTCGTTCACCTGGTGTCACGTTTCTCTCGCTGCCTTTCAGAGCCGGAGCCGCTAGAAATCTGTGACTGCTGAAGAGTGAGTTAACCAGGGAGAGAGAACTGATGGAATCCATTCACCTTGTTTCACCTTAACAGGAAACCTGCTCGATGCCTTTGAGTTGGACACATCGAGCTGCGTTCACAAAGTAAATAGTTTTCTATTCTACAGAATGTCCTGAAGACGTGTGGACAGCAGGTGGATCATTGTTTGGTTTTCAACCTCCTCCTTTATTGTGAAATACTCTTTCAACACCACGTGTGATTAAACTTGTACTAACACGACCTGTTGCACAATAAATCATCAACTTTTATACGTCAGTACGagaaaaatactgtaaaaatctataaaatctAACTAAAACAGAAGGAAACCGAACTCTGAAGAGTTGACTTTTTGTAATCACTTCACAGAAAAGACTGATTCATATGTAGGGATGGTAACGTCGGTGAGTTGAACTTCATGTAATggttatgaaaataaaatacacctCCGGACAAAGTCCAGGCAGGAGataagaagagacagaaggttAAACCAGGAACTGGACCCGAGTGCAGTAAACGCACATGATGACCCGACTGCAGATGAGATAACGACAACCTCAGAGGAAAACAGTCGTTAGAGTCAAGGCTCCAGAAGATAAACCCCACCCGGGTTTCTCACAAACTAAGAAACCACTTCTTCAGGAGCGTTTGAGATGTTCTCATTAGAGTCTCTGCTTTTCCTGCTTTCTAAACCAGTCAAACCAGAAATCCCAGTCCTGCAGGATGTGTGACTTTCACTCGTCCCTGCTGGGAGCTCGAGAGTTACCACAGTGTCCCTCAAGCAAATCTTTAATTACTTATATCTACTAAAGTATAATCTGCCCAAGGGCCTTTAAACAGATATTTAAAATCCTGAAAGTTTGCATTTGCCTGCAGCAGAAGTGTGAAGACccctgtcctcacctgtgcagGTCCAGCTCCAGGTAGGGGAAGATGAGCTTCTCCTTGATGAGCTCCCAGATGACCCGAGTCATCTCGTCTCCCTGCATCTCCACCACGGAGCCGGACTTGATCTTCTGAGACATCTTAGAGGCTGGAGGGACACACGGGGACAGAAAGAGACGTCAGGAGACAACATGGCGGATGTAGTATTTGATAAATTAACACTGTGTAATAtcgaaaatattaaaaatatatgaatttagGTTGTTATCTCAGCCACATCTGTGTTTTTAGCAAGATAATTGGAAAAACTAATCAACAGTTCTCCCTGAGATGTTTAGGAGTGAGACATGAACCAAGGAACAATCCATTATGGTTTGTGCAGATCcacgttttttgttttcattaagaacatttccattgttttcaaaaataacttgaTGAAAAAGTGTGTTTGGGGGAAagatgtttgtgagtgtgtctttcgctgcagatccaaatgaaaatgtggACCTCCTGATTCTCCTGGTTTCATGCAGAGACTGTCTTTCATTGTTTTCAAAATTCCATGAATTAGATGCCTCATTAATTACTGGACAGAGGAAACCACTGGAAACTAATCCATTATGATAATAATCCCAGAAACCGATACCACTGTGAAAAGTGTGACCCTGTGAACGACTCCACAGTTTCCTCAATGAATGAGTTCTTTGAGTCTCTGCAGAAACAGTGACTCAGCATGAATTTGCTCCACAATCCTCTTAACTGTGAGTTCCAGAGTGAAACCCCCGAGGCTCAGGTTGCATCTGAACATCTGAACGTTCACTGTCTTTTTCTATAAGAGAAGAAGAACTGGGACCAGTGGAACATGTTGAAGTTATGTAAGTCTGCAGGTGGTGGCCTGAtgggaggagacacacactcagccaaTCCAGACCAGGAAGACAGAACTACACATTCCATTCATCACTGTCTCTGCTGTTATTACTGATATTAAAGATGAttaatgtgtcattttaaagcagactctgacttttattccacccccacacctctaggatgtgttaaattaacacattatatcatatcatattatattatactgcattacattgcattttgcaatatgacactgttaactgttttgcatttagcttttcactttttttacttcacttttttatatcttttatcttttacatctttttattcagaaatgtttatctcaaaataaatgttactttgtataaatatgggtaaaaagtgagtaaataagaagtaaacagtgagtaaatatatactggtttcccattttttattgctctccatgcatgttgtatttattgcgtttttatgtttctatgttcattgtttgcaccaataaccagagcaaattccttgtatgtgtgaacgtacttggcaataaaatacttctgattctgattaaacATGATTAATGTGTAATTTTAAAGCAGAAATATGGTAACAGGAAGGAAGCTGAGGCCTTAAAGGATCGTGACGTGTCCTGCTGTCATGTGTCACTCGTCGTTTTCAATAAAGATCATAAGGTTGAATATTATTTACTGCAGAAAATAGAGGAATGTGTTGATTTGTACTTCCTGTAATTagcttgtttgtgttgtagCATCATTAGCATCATTAGCATCGTTAGCATCCCTGGATGGATCTGGATGTTCTCCAGAGATGAGACGTGCTGGTCTCATTATGGATTATGAAGGTTCGTGGATCTCACCTGGTTCCGGTCCGAGTTCAGCGACTTGAGTAGAGACGAGCAGCCGGAGGAAGGTGAAGTCTGATCGGTGCCAACCGGAGAACTGAGCCCGGGGAGGAGACGCCTTCCTCCCGGTAACACTCGCTTCCGCCTCCAGCTGTCACCCACAAGCCCACCGGccaatcagagaggaggaggacgtgtcagcagccaatcagagaagaCCACGAAGAGGAGAGGGGGCGGGGTTTGGGTGGGCGGTGTCTGTGAAAACTGATCATttataaaaactttaaaaaatgcattttccttttcttcttcacacTGTTTCAAATCTGTGTTGGTTTTagttaacatttatttaaagattttatttccTAGGAGTGGAACAACCTTTTcaaaatgttctgtttttgtttcttaggGATTTTTTTCATAGTTTAAATcaacaaatgaaatcaaatacacaaaacaattgAAAACTAAACTAGAGAGACATGGATGtagagtgaaaaataaataacatgaaacaataaaagtaaatggTCCATGataaaaaaatgatgaaaagttaaataaataactagggtagggggggggggggggggggggttcaaatcaaatatgtttattacatGAAGTTAAATTCCTCTCGGAATGACTTAATTAAAGATCAAACTTTTATGTTTGACTGTCACCTCAGTTGTGGCAGTTTCCCTTAGATTACTGAAACAGCGCCCACAAGAAATGCCTTCTGCAGTAAACAGGCAGCCCGTGTGGAGGAAGACGGTACTGCACCGCTGcagaagataagataagatcaaaCCTTATTGATCCGCACACCACAGCATGAAAACACGTCAGAGGAAGAGCAGGTGGTGAACCGAGATGAcggcactttgtagttttgctttatttcgaagaaattgtactgtcttgattcttgttgttctgggtttgttccctcggggttgatgcacttattgtacgtggctttggataaaagcgtcagctaaatgaaatgtaatgtaatgtaatgtaatgtaacatttGGTCTGGAGAACCTGTGGACAGAAGAACCTATAACTGGAGAACATGTGAGCTGGAGAACCGGTGGTCTGGAGAACCGGTGGTCTGCAGAACCTCTTGGCCTCTGAGAAGTTCTGTGTCATGTCTCTATTGACAAGTTGTGGACCTGAGACCAGGTGAGTCAAACACAAGgatcctctctgctctgtgttgttgttcttcttgtcATCTTGTTTGTGGctcatattgttgttgttgttgttgttgttgttgtttgtgttcaggtcttgtgtttgtttgttgcttgtgtttcttctttgcTCTGAGACTCATTAGCTTGAGCTTCCTTTGGGTTGTCATGGTACCTGAGAGATAAGAGGAAGGACGTGGATCTAATCCACACATCTAAACAGAAGTACACAATCTGTCAGTTAGTATTGTGTACTGTGTGATACTCAGCCTGTCGTGTCTGGATGAGGTAACAGACTTTGCAGAGCAGCTTCCATAAgctttaatattaaaaacatacatAAGAGATTTCTTTCTGACATGTGTTTGGTGTCAGTGTGAAACTGTTGATGTTGTTGACTTCTTGGAGGAAACAAAGTGAAATTGCACAAAACCACATGATTTACTATTTGACAATATTCTGTTTCAAATCTAAAAGtatgaatatttaattataaCCAGAGTTGCATGTcacattttgtacttttttaaaGGAGGAGGCAATAACCAGctgtcaaaaaaacaaattatcttCTGCATCTTATTCACGATGTTGTGACACcagttataaaaatataatccTGTGAAGAATCTCTGCAGTGGAACCTCATAGCTGCAAAACTTAAACAAGTAATAAAAgacataataatgatgatgataatgatacaGAGCACAatagaaaatgtattaacaaaATGAATACAGCACTAAAATGACATTACTCAGTACAAagtaatatattattaatagtGGATTATAAATGCATGATATTTATACAGATTAATGCACTCGAGGTgaaatctgtttcctctcctgatGGTGTGAATCTGttcattaaatcatttcatgTCCAGACCTGCTTCTGTTCTCAACCAATtcccacttttctttttattaaaacacTGAATCTGTTTAGTCTTGTTAGACTTATTATTACATTTAGATGTGAGAAAATAAGAAATGATAATTCACTATGAGTATCAGGTCTCTTCTCACAGGCTGTCATCCAGAGTTTACTGCTGGAATAAAGCTGCACGGCCCCAGGTTGTTTCTCTGTGGCCATTAGAAGGTTTAGTAACGACCTAATGTCAGCCCAGCTCAATTCAGTGAGATTATAGATCTTATAACTAAACATCCTCAGCTCTGCAGCCTTCAgggaaaacattaaaacagagaaGATTTTAATATGAACTCATACATCTGcatgtgaaattaaaaatactttaaaatgcTATTCATTTCAACCGAGAAGTCTAATAtgtaaacaaacatgcacattaTACACTTTatagcagaggtcttcaacagggggtccgcgacccctagggggtccgcggaggtactgcaggggggtcgtgaaatctttgtttgattagaccattttaaaaaaaaattataattttgtttttattcacgaatttaaatgtctttaaatacacattgacATGCATActacatattgtgaggctgatttgaacctctgcctgacaacctccatccatccaagattagataaattgtgtgctacccatcagggtccaacatctcactaatgtgggagtatgtgtgccatccacagatagcttgaggattcactgtctcttctacatgtatgtttaaaataaaaacatgaatctgtgaattactttaatagctcagtgttgtatgcaagatgtacagtgggtacggaaagtattcagacccctttaaatatttcactgtttcattgcagcaatttgcaaaaatcaaaaaagttcattttatttctcattaatgttcACTCAGCACCTCATcttcacagaaaaaaatagaaaagtagaaatttttgcaaatttaataaaaaagaaaaactgaaatatcacatggtcataagtattcagaccctttgctgtgacactcatattgaactcacatgctgtcccttcttctgatcctccttgagatggttctactccttcattggagtccagctgtgtttaattatactgattggacttgattaggaaaggcacacacctgtctatataagaccttccagctcacagtgcatgtcagagcaaatgagaatcatgaggtcgacggaactgcccaaggagctcagagacagaattgtgtcaaggcacagatctggccaaggttacaaaagattttctgcagcactcaaggttcctaagagcacagtggcctccataatccttaaatggaagaagtttgggaccaccagaactcttcctagacctggccgtgcagccaaactgagccatcgtgggagaagagccttggtgagagaggtgaagaagaacccaaagatcactgtggctgagctccagagatgcagtagggagatgggagaaagttccacaaagtcaattatcactgcagccctccaccagtcggggctttatggcagagtggcccgacggaagcctctcctcagtgcaagacatatgaaagcctgcaGAGAGTTtaccaaaaaacacatgaaggactcccagactatgagaaataagattctctggtctgatgagaccaagattgaacttgttggtgTAATTCtcagcggtatgtgtggagaaaaccaggcactgctcatcacctgcccaatacaatcccaacagtgaaacatggtggtggcagcatcatgctatggggggggggggtttcagctgcagggacaggacgactggttgcaattgaaggaaagatgaatgcggccaagtacagagatatcctggaagaaaacctcttccagagtgctctggacctcagactgggccgaaggttcaccttccaacaagacaatgaccctaagcacacagctaaaataacaaaggagtggcttcggaacaactctgtgaccgttcttgactggcccagccagagccctgacctaaacccaatggagcatctctggagagacctgaacatggctgtccaccaacgttcaccatccaacctgacggacctggagaggatctgcaaggaagaatgtcagaggatccccaaatccaggtgtgaaaaacttgttgcatcattcccaagaagactcatggctgtactagctcaaaaggttctactcaatactgagcaaagggtctgaatacttatgaccatgtgatatttcagtttttcttttttaataaatttgcaaaaatttctacatttctgtttttttctgtcaagatggggtgctgagtgaacattgatgagaaataaaatgaacttttttgattttagcaaatgtctgcaatgaaacagagtgaaacatttaaaggggtctgaatactttccgtacccactgtatgtttataaacagcagtggcatggccaccctgtaccttgcacatgtttaaattaaaaacatgaatatatgaacctgtgtaatatttgaatagcttagtattgaatgcacaatatcagggtagttatgtttatacatggcactaggcccagtttaatataaaacacagttttatacaatatatatagtagggggtccctgctccatctctccacgtgtttgggggtccttggcctgaaacacgttgaagacccctgccctagaggacagaggacagaggaccagggtgagacagagacatgtCAACCAAGTCGtctgcacacgtgtgtgtgtctgcgacgaaagcatctgtttgtgtgtctgtctctgacctggtGCTGCGTCCAGGCCGCCGGGATGTCGGGTCGTCCTCGGTCCCTCAGGACGATGTCCCTCATGCTGTCCACACACGGCTGCTCACACACCTGAGAGCAGAAGGCCGGCTCGTAGCTGTCcacctctgcagcagcaccacacacacacacacacacacacacacacacacacacacacacacacacacacacacagaggcacacacacacacacacacacacacacacacacacacacacacacacacacacacacagaggcacacacacacacacacacacacacacacacacacacacacacacacacagacagacacaaagaggcacagacacacacgcacacacacacacacacacacagacacacacacacacacttagaaacATCCTCAAACAGAAATGATTCACAGTCTGGACCACAGGTTGAAGTCGaggaccaccccccccacccacctgtCTAGCTCCGCCTCCAGCTGGCAGTAGGCGGCGTAGGCCACGATGTTCTCCTGCTCGGTGGGGACGCCGCTGACGTACAGCACGAAGTCAGACCCGCCCACCCCGGGGCCGTCGGGGGGCCTGAGGGGCCACAGGACCTCCCAGACTCACTGCACACTTTACACTGCTGAGAGGGGAGATCAAAGGAAACGTTAGGAGCTCCTgtctttgttctttctttccttcacctccttcacctccttcacctccttcacctccttctgtcTATCTCCCCAGCTGcctctttgcccccccccccctcttcaccaTATCCACACAGTTACAGAACAGTATCAAGGATAATGACATGTAATGCAATTAGAATTAGCATCAGAGCTCCTCAGCACAGACTCATGGAGCTGATAACATGTCTGCATCACACTGCTGAGACTCTAGTAAACGTCTTGTTGTCACGTTATccctcctctgacctgcaggtggTGCTGTGGCACGACCACAGTAGCGATGAGGGTCGTCTCTCTTCCTCAGGTACTGGCTGGTGGAGCATTGGAGCAAGTAGATTAAAAGTTATAAGTAACTTTTGAGTAtggatttaatttattattaatattcccAGCcaagtttttattaatttattattaataaaaaatgtaatggaaTAAGTGATTTAACTGATCTGGAAACTGAAGTGAACATGATCCAAACCACATCcacacacttcttcttcttcttcttctttcttctgtgtATTGGGCCTGGAACCAACGTCCAGGTGCATTACTGCtgctgtacccccccccctccccccccccctctctgtgtggATGGAGCCtgagttttgtgtgtctgtcttcagGCTGGTGTGTGAATGGACGTGTGTGTCCTGTTCCCACGCTCCGACCCTCAGACACTGTGAACTGATTAAAGAGACGTGATTGGCTGAGCAGGATGTCTCTCTGATGTCTCAGTGATTCATTTGTCTGATTCACTTAAATCTTccttttcatgtttctgtctttgaCCGCAGTCCCGACCTGTGAGTTCTGGTTTGTCAGCTGACCTGAGGTCTGTGCTGCGGAGACGTCAGGACGTCCTCAACAGACACTGAGggtctggtccatgtcccgtctgtgAACATGGAGGTTTCACAAGTATCACAGAACAGCAGCCTTACGGCTCAACAAGGCCAGAGGTGAGTAGAGTCGACTCCATGAGATCTGGAGTtccaaacaacatcaacacaaagatAATAACAAAGATAATAACCCTGAGAGACATGAGTGAATACACAGAGCTCCTGCCAGAGAGgatttacaatgcaaagcagccagaaCAATGGAAGAGGAGTTCAGATGCCTCCAGAAATACATAAGAaaaaattgttgtttgcatctttgcctttttgcatgaGGAGTTCAACAGAACACTATTGTCTgtagcagaggaggagctggagttacatttccctaaagctgcactAGAGCTGGATCAGTTAGGTGTTGGTGGAggacactgggacagacagtccaccgagcagcatcaggatggaccggatcctctttggtgtcttgtgtctctcaggtcagtgaatttaactgtttgtatgatgtctaaCAGGAAATATGAATAGAGATTAATTTGAGTCCTCatatataacaacaataactggtttcctcctcagggtgcctcaccttctccacctgcctcctccaccagtaccactttgtgtctgaagcaaggacttggactgaagctcagagctactgcagagagaagtacaccgacctggccactgtgggaaacactgaagaaatggaGGAACTGAAAGAcacagtttctgctgctggtcacaggtctcaggtttggatcggcctgtacagtcatgtggactggaagtggtcagatgggttcaaccagagtggagATGAATATAGGAACTGGAACGATCACCAACCAAACTATAATGAAGCCAATCAGTTCTGTGTGGGAATGACTAGACAAGGAACATGGTTTGATTATTACTGCCATGTAAAGCCTACATTTGTCTGCTACAATGgtaatgttgtgctttatattgatctttacgatacaacatcatgtttaagaaatgattttgaaatccattgtgtgatctcaacaatccctcttttgttctcagactcagctgcaggaggattcGAGTTTGTGCGAGTGAATACACGAAAGActtggtctgaggctcagaagcactgcagagaacacttcacagatctggccactgtgaGGAACGACGATGAAAACGAAGAGATAAAGAGCTTGATATCCCGTGGCAATTGGGCATGGatcggtttgtacagagattctcagatttactggtccgacgggagtcacttctctttcagctcctggtCCCCGGGTGTCAACTCACCTGACTCGATGGAAGTCGGatgtggtgttgcagatttgaacaagggaggaaaatggagaTTAATTTCCTGTGAAGTAAGAAAACCTTTTGTCTGCTACAGCATGGAACAGCGCGGCTGGTGCttccagtgagagagagagagagagagaacacatcctgACATCAGAAAAACAGTAATTGTCTCAATAGTGATTCTAATAACGTTAATGCATTAATGAATATTTGGATGATGTTGGTTTTGACTACTGTTTCTTTTCAGTGAGAGAAACTAGAAATGTCTTGTGATGTACTTGTGTGTTATCACTTCAtgaatctgctctgtgatgattcttcaacacaaacagacactttgGATCATTTAGACTCCGTCTGGTTTCAAACTCCTTCTGTATCTTTTCGTTActattttgcattttgcatttcactttttacttttttatatcttttatcttttatatattttatatagatatgtttatgtctaaataaatgttactttgtatacaTTTTAGAAAAGGTGAGTAAATAAggagtaaatagtgagtaaatatatattctttttttattgttttttttcttatgtgtggtgtatttactgtgtttttatggcaataaataccttctggtactggttctggttctgattctgattccggttctgattctgattctgattctgattctgataatccTCCTCGTGAACGAGATCTCAGCTCTTAGctctcagctgtttgttttgtcagatttaaaagcaaaattgcaaagaaaacattaataattcaCTGGTGTTGGGTTTATGGAAACTCCTGTCTTATAGAAAATAGATTGGTAAGATTAAGTAGATagacaaaaatgtgtaaatgtataaatgcatcaataaatatatgtatatgcaaCATAAAAAAGTGACTTAAGTGTTCTTCTATTTCCTTTTTGATATAAAATACCTTGAGCAGCACACATTAGTAGcttcattaaatatatgtattgaaatAGTGACCAGCTGTGTGACCAAAGTCCTCATATCTCCAAACATGACCAGCgaattataacttttaatggacattttccttcttggtgaactttgacatcAGGTCCATAGTGAACAAATCAATTCACACAGCAGCATTCATCATCATATCTGCAAGGGGCAGGCTTTTTAggctatttatttaatcattaaaattaaaatgataatgttAGATTGCTTTggtaataaatacacaaaaaatatatttaacaaaaatatttcTAACAGCGTTTTCGATTTTTGGCTCATTTTACCCTAATGTTAATACCACAGCAACAAAGTATATCTGTAGAATACAGCATGAATGGAGCAGCAATAACATCTCtgcacctgtttgggggtccttggcctgaaaaacgttgaagacctctgctttatAGTGTTTAACTTGAACTTGCAGTGTATCACCGATAGATGGCAGCATTTCACTGCGCAGTGAGAAGCGAGTCTCCTGCTGCACGGAGCCATGTGGTCCTGAGGAAACACGAGAGGCAGCTCAGTGGTTTTCCTCTATTATcatttaacataaaacaaaaataattaaagaaaaaccttCTATTGTTAATTTAATGTCAGAATTATACGTTTAAATGGATGCATTGCAGTGTAACGTGCAGGAAAGTGGattttttctttgttctctaagcagtgattttaaaaacacaatggtTTAGTAtaggaagccccccccccccccctttatgTCATCAGGACcatatactgtaaatatttatttctttattatctcatcgagcagcagacacagcttctctttgtctctcaccTCCACTTCTGCTCCGAGTCATGTGACTGCATCTGCTCTCAGTTGTGGCAAGATAACCACgcaacgagagagagagagagagagagagagagagagagagagagagagagagagagaggtggggggagtgagagagagagagagaggtggggggagagagagaaagagagagagagtaagagagagagagctgaggaggagcCTGCTGCTATAAGATTGACTCCACGCACCATCAGCACCAAACttgcctccatccctcctccctgGCTCACTCGCTCTTCTCCTCCGTGCTCCATCCTTCTTCTCCACCCCCCAGCTCTGGAACCTCTCCTCCACCGGAAGCTGCCCGGCTCCATCCCTTGGGTTCCCACGCACCCCCCGCTGGGTTGAGTATGGTCACAACCCCCGCGGTGCCAAGGTGGAGCCGCCGCGCGTTTCTCGGATCGGTGCGCTCCTCCAGGGGCTGGGATGCGCACCGGGAACCTCTCGCTTCCTGCCCGGGTTCGGGTCTGACCAGGAGTCCGGCCCGGGCCACCGCCGAGCCCGGAGGAGCCAGTCCACCCGGAGCAGGATGCCGGTGATGAGAGGGCTGCTGGCCCCGCAGAACACCTTCCTGGACACCATCGCCACCCGCTTCGATGGAACCCGTGAGTACTCAGAGCTTTGGACCTGGTCCAGAACCTGCAGCTCATCTGAACTTCAGACATGTCCACCTCATAGATCCATGTGTCAACTTGTCAAATGAGGAGTTTTCTCTTGGGTGAAACTTTAAAAGTTGTAACTTCTTTCACCTTTCAACTCTGCCTGATAGAAGGATTCAGTGATGTGCATCtcaggttgtgttttctgaGAAGATgtgatctgcaggacacactttcacacatgGATTCAAACAAAGCACATTTTGATGAATCAGTTTTCAGCCTGAAAGTTTTACCCATGCACATGGAAGCCTGCAGGTGCACCAACAGTCCTgagtcagtgttgtgttgtttacttCTAGATGCTTGCAGCTTCATGCATTAAGGTTTTCTTGCCCAGCTCGTTGTAGATCTATGATTCAGGCGATGGTCTCTTCCATCGTGTCCCTCTTGTCTCTGCACGTGTCCAGGATTCTCTGTCCTCCAGCCTCACTGCTCTGA
This window harbors:
- the LOC133022122 gene encoding macrophage mannose receptor 1-like; protein product: MEELKDTVSAAGHRSQVWIGLYSHVDWKWSDGFNQSGDEYRNWNDHQPNYNEANQFCVGMTRQGTWFDYYCHVKPTFVCYNDSAAGGFEFVRVNTRKTWSEAQKHCREHFTDLATVRNDDENEEIKSLISRGNWAWIGLYRDSQIYWSDGSHFSFSSWSPGVNSPDSMEVGCGVADLNKGGKWRLISCEVRKPFVCYSMEQRGWCFQ